A DNA window from Ranitomeya imitator isolate aRanImi1 chromosome 2, aRanImi1.pri, whole genome shotgun sequence contains the following coding sequences:
- the LOC138663742 gene encoding uncharacterized protein, which translates to MDFRSRDASRTVFAQNVFSEGNPQTQEPVQKIALKRTFKNLLNRRTRIWWNRIFLESYISRNLIPRGLRIQIFPSFPVNDAVLRTRWEAACHTCSLTFMTILVDMNSKSINDLGLEIDEIYKKLQTECTQDEFDNFKKEIDTSCDEWEKDISAKKNKKFQRDLQDRNDNKLYRWVHLNSQDKGGAASEAVSTSSAGTSVSSNNVAEQNYTRYNQRRKDDQSRRYNTRKRQNTNLDEGDDEPQRNLMKVINLSDVVLSEAQVAVLSKGLSFSPSSAPDHFSILKDLNLFARKMFFRRIYCQQPPVASSPTEAEVLQILEELAEEAASSRQYPKYLLPKSKNFPQISTVPAIDLFVQLVMKDIEAIPETIKGDNLNYDERQALRELKGLKEE; encoded by the exons ATGGATTTTAGGAGCAGAGATGCCTCTAGAACAGTGTTTGCCCAGAATGTGTTCAGTGAGGGAAATCCACAAACACAGGAACCAGTCCAAAAGATTGCTTTAAAAAGAACTTTTAAAAACCTATTGAATCGCCGCACCCGTATCTGGTGGAATAGAATATTCCTTGAGAGCTACATTTCTAGGAATCTTATCCCAAGAGGTTTACGGATTCAGATTTTTCCTTCTTTTCCTGTCAATGATGCGGTTTTGAGAACTCGCTGGGAGGCAGCTTGTCATACATGCTCTCTGACGTTTATGACTATTCTTGTGGACATGAATAGTAAGTCCATTAATGATCTTGGACTGGAAATTGACGAGATCTATAAGAAGCTCCAGACGGAGTGTACACAGGATGAGTTCGACAATTTTAAAAAAGAAATTGATACTTCATGTGATGAGTGGGAGAAAGACATTTCcgctaaaaagaataaaaaattccAACGAGACCTTCAAGATAGAAATGACAACAAATTATATAGATGGGTGCACCTCAATTCGCAGGATAAAGGAGGCGCTGCATCTGAGGCAGTAAGTACTTCGAGTGCAGGCACATCTGTATCCTCGAACAATGTGGCTGAGCAGAACTATACACGGTATAATCAGAGGAGGAAGGATGATCAATCTAGGAGATATAACACCAGAAAGAGGCAAAATACTAACCTGGATGAAGGGGATGATGAACCTCAAAGAAATCTCATGAAGGTAATTAATCTTTCGGACGTAGTTTTGTCCGAGGCTCAGGTGGCGGTTTTGAGTAAGGGTCTCTCTTTTTCGCCATCGTCTGCCCCTGATCATTTTTCCATTTTGAAAGATCTTAATTTGTTTGCGCGTAAGATGTTTTTTAGGAGAATATATTGCCAACAACCTCCTGTGGCTTCATCCCCTACAGAAGCGGAAGTACTCCAGATTTTAGAAGAACTTGCTGAGGAGGCAGCTTCTTCCAGACAGTACCCTAAGTATTTGCTTCCTAAATCAAAAAACTTTCCACAGATCAGCACTGTGCCTGCCATTGACTTATTTGTTCAGTTGGTTATGAAAGATATTGAAGCCATTCCTGAAACCATTAAAGGGGACAACCTCAATTATGATGAGAGACAAGCCTTAAGAGAACTGAAAGGTTTGAAAGAG GAGTGA